One genomic region from Torulaspora delbrueckii CBS 1146 chromosome 4, complete genome encodes:
- the RSM28 gene encoding mitochondrial 37S ribosomal protein mS46 RSM28 (similar to Saccharomyces cerevisiae RSM28 (YDR494W); ancestral locus Anc_3.87), with translation MILGRVHRAYYSTGVTQDFLQSILARAQEATAKKSAPPKPKRVNERKFAKGSNGPNRRRNDQQKVSGNVNPRVKPTFNHSIVNRQPQFERKNAANAKTAVAGEELIDAFEATSDSAKTQSRNGKQLIRRKPVRSREAAGLAKKTRNNADKGPLTPPVKPRYVQEAYVPQDPTVTSLLKFFPGLPNTPTSRLINYSLDLMRSADFPLYRRANYGYVENPQDVPKSMTYSLRTPYFGQYTGSVPLTFEKERLYKNLTVEADPAKFDSVVLGNYLKLKPAQKDDFKSMAKQDEKREELAMNGNVVRRSLQGVDIDTDRKQSVYQVCSGLKPIAELTR, from the coding sequence ATGATTCTTGGTCGTGTCCATAGAGCTTATTACAGCACTGGTGTAACCCAGgattttttgcaaagtatttTGGCCAGAGCACAGGAAGCAACTGCGAAGAAATCTGCTCCTCCAAAACCCAAACGAGTCAACGAAAGAAAATTTGCCAAAGGTTCCAATGGACCAAATCGTCGCCGTAATGATCAACAAAAGGTTTCTGGCAATGTAAATCCAAGAGTCAAGCCAACTTTTAACCACAGCATTGTTAACAGGCAGCCTCaatttgagagaaagaatgCTGCAAACGCCAAGACTGCGGTAGCTGGGGAAGAACTGATTGACGCCTTTGAAGCTACTAGCGATTCTGCCAAGACGCAGTCTAGAAATGGAAAGCAACTAATAAGAAGGAAACCAGTGAGAAGTAGAGAAGCTGCTGGGTTAGCCAAAAAAACAAGAAATAACGCAGATAAAGGGCCTCTTACACCACCAGTGAAACCTCGCTATGTCCAAGAGGCATATGTTCCGCAGGATCCAACAGTCACTTCCCTACTTAAATTTTTCCCGGGTCTCCCAAACACGCCCACATCCAGGTTGATCAATTACTCTCTCGATTTGATGCGTTCTGCAGATTTCCCACTATACAGACGCGCAAATTACGGTTACGTGGAGAATCCGCAAGACGTTCCTAAGAGTATGACTTACAGTCTAAGGACGCCATATTTCGGCCAGTATACGGGATCCGTTCCTTtgacttttgaaaaagagaGATTATACAAAAACCTGACAGTAGAGGCTGATCCAGCAAAGTTCGATTCCGTTGTTCTGGGCAACTACCTAAAATTGAAGCCTGCACAAAAAGATGACTTTAAGTCCATGGCTAAACAGGAcgaaaagagagaagaattggctATGAATGGTAATGTTGTTAGAAGAAGCCTGCAAGGTGTTGATATTGATACTGATAGAAAGCAATCAGTTTATCAAGTGTGCTCTGGTTTGAAACCAATCGCTGAGTTAACGCGTTGA
- the VPS3 gene encoding CORVET complex subunit VPS3 (similar to Saccharomyces cerevisiae VPS3 (YDR495C); ancestral locus Anc_3.86), protein MADGKAEEAPNNDELVQQESADGNEPQAHEDGAVISVQNGPFQNYRLIENLPTELEFVQFEALDENIYLGTSTGDLLHYFEIEPRNYMLVSQTQFDSETSNPIDKILLLPKIERALVLCGGKLVIFLLPEFAPVPNTLQLKAVTDIALRSHSETSNSYKFYATSGDSIKLYRVTTKALTLSKNYDFDSVSKVVAQGHHLAVAKQNTYEILNLKTSGVTPLFRVSELNAPLRPIIANFNTDKFLVATGGESYSDSSMALVVNHHGDMVNGTIVLENYPIEVLVEYPYLIVNYGRIRVLIYKLNEQSTVAQEIKANGPSLRIAKTSKVFSGFRRPDVREKVVEKIRRVPLNQEENELKIDNERVSVEQIFEEESSVAVYGNFGIHLLIKNSPILDFTQYDEPGLNSIIEYLKESPKNELPKLTQLENDYLLTLKLLLLLLHCNEIDKAVLSEWCTASEVVDIRLLLYILGFEIFGNIWIFKGLVELIEKLKLLKLIHKCTDVKKLFHFISTEAMSKKSKTSQAELENIIKSIDVNIFKLEIGKDQNEMNIDFYSKCSLEEIAHLIEGRNDISLDLLLKINLRRGKLMDCIELLKSRNEVDKLLGFIEKNATMLLPSYKDFLMDDVLFIINSSNQVDRNLISHILHILFLMDADHRELLNRVSDNAKVKVLLIEELGPADAQDKKFLIEYYMAKIQECLQEENMWELLQNSAATYRQDMSYIKCSFKEFMMIKLRSEQRCQKLLKCYKTLEAINGLEDGDPLTSSMINMVKDFDKDNLLMLLFLPEGKCANQFLTEKELLHLYLAYNDFLSIEYYLTSENISQVLAHYTSFSKIQHSLDLATKLLQRNVNLIKNEETVRSVLKILPPDYTLNTLFDILLCILKRLDRDTKDLELRKALLKDEMSINHRLLKNFVIKKENK, encoded by the coding sequence ATGGCTGATGGCAAGGCGGAAGAAGCACCGAATAATGACGAATTGGTGCAACAGGAGTCCGCTGATGGAAACGAGCCACAAGCACATGAGGATGGAGCTGTAATTTCGGTTCAGAATGGTCCTTTCCAAAATTATAGGCTGATTGAGAATCTCCCTACAGAATTAGAATTTGTTCAGTTTGAAGCGCTTGATGAGAATATCTATCTGGGGACTTCAACCGGTGACCTTTTGCATTATTTCGAAATTGAACCGCGGAACTATATGCTAGTCTCTCAGACTCAATTTGATTCAGAAACCTCGAACccaattgataaaatcttACTACTTCCAAAGATTGAGAGAGCTTTGGTACTGTGTGGAGGCAAGCTGGTAATTTTTCTTTTGCCTGAGTTTGCACCAGTTCCCAATACTTTGCAATTGAAAGCAGTTACAGATATAGCGCTTCGAAGCCACTCTGAGACTTCAAACTCTTACAAATTCTACGCTACTTCAGGAGATTCAATCAAGCTTTATAGAGTTACAACTAAAGCACTAACTTTGTCTAAGAATTACGACTTTGACTCGGTGAGTAAGGTAGTTGCCCAAGGTCATCATTTAGCGGTCGCAAAGCAAAACACTTACGAAATATTGAACCTCAAGACATCTGGGGTTACGCCGCTGTTTAGAGTAAGTGAACTGAATGCTCCATTACGACCAATTATTGCAAACTTCAACACTGATAAATTTCTAGTAGCCACTGGAGGAGAATCATATTCGGACAGTTCGATGGCTCTCGTAGTCAATCATCATGGTGATATGGTCAATGGCACTATCGTGCTCGAAAATTATCCCATAGAGGTACTTGTTGAGTACCCATACCTAATTGTCAATTATGGACGAATTCGAGTATTAATCTATAAACTTAACGAACAATCCACAGTAGCTCAGGAAATAAAAGCTAATGGGCCATCACTACGAATAGCGAAAACATCTAAAGTATTTTCTGGATTCAGGAGACCTGATGTCAGGGAGAAAGTCGTAGAGAAGATTAGAAGGGTTCCTCTCAATCAGGAAGAAAACGAGCTCAAGATTGATAACGAACGTGTTTCAGTAGAACAAATattcgaagaagaatcgTCAGTAGCCGTTTATGGGAATTTCGGCATACACCTGTTGATAAAGAACTCACCTATTCTAGATTTTACACAATATGATGAACCAGGCCTTAACAGCATaattgaatatttgaaggaaaGTCCCAAGAATGAGCTGCCGAAACTTACACAATTGGAGAATGATTACTTGTTAACACTAAAGCTTTTATTGCTTTTATTACACTGTAACGAGATCGACAAAGCGGTATTGAGCGAATGGTGTACTGCCTctgaagttgttgatatCCGACTCCTGTTGTACATCCTCggttttgaaatttttggcaaTATATGGATCTTCAAGGGATTGGTGGAGTTGATAGAGAAACTTAAGTTATTGAAGCTTATCCATAAATGTACTGACGTCAAAAAACTATTTCACTTTATTAGCACGGAAGCCATGTCCAAAAAGTCGAAGACCTCACAGGCAGAATTAGAGAATATTATCAAATCGATTGACGTCAATATTTTTAAGCTTGAGATAGGGAAAGATCAAAATGAGATGAACATCGATTTTTACTCAAAATGCAGTCTGGAAGAAATAGCGCATCTCATTGAAGGTCGAAATGATATCAGTCTCGATCTTTTGCTTAAAATCAATCTGCGGAGAGGGAAGCTGATGGATTGTATCGAGCTTCTGAAAAGTAGAAATGAGGTAGATAAGCTACTTGGgtttattgaaaaaaatgctACGATGCTCTTGCCGTCATACAAAGATTTTTTGATGGATGACGTTCtttttatcatcaattcatcaaatcAAGTTGATAGAAATTTGATATCCCACATTCTTCacattttatttttgatgGATGCGGATCATCGTGAGCTATTGAACCGAGTCAGTGATAACGCTAAGGTGAAAGTGcttttgattgaagaactaGGTCCGGCAGATGCTCAAGACAAAAAGTTTCTTATTGAATATTATATGGCGAAAATTCAGGAATGcttacaagaagagaatatGTGGGAATTACTCCAGAATTCTGCAGCCACTTACAGACAGGATATGTCATATATAAAGTGcagcttcaaagaattcATGATGATCAAGCTAAGAAGCGAACAAAGGTGCCAAAAACTGCTCAAATGTTACAAAACATTGGAGGCAATCAACGGATTGGAAGATGGTGATCCACTGACATCCTCAATGATTAATATGgtcaaagactttgataaagataatCTTTTGATGCTTCTATTTTTGCCCGAAGGCAAGTGTGCCAACCAATTTTTGACTGAAAAAGAACTGCTTCACTTATATCTGGCATATAATGATTTCCTCAGCATTGAGTATTACCTAACCAGTGAAAATATCTCACAAGTGCTGGCACATTACACTTCCTTCAGTAAAATACAACACTCGTTAGATTTAGCGACAAAGCTGCTTCAACGAAAtgtcaatttgatcaaaaatgaagaaaccgTACGATCAGTGCTGAAGATCCTGCCTCCCGACTACACTCTTAACACTTTATTCGACATCCTGCTTTGTATACTAAAGAGGCTCGACCGTGATACGAAGGATTTGGAGCTTCGGAAAGCATTACTGAAAGATGAGATGTCAATCAATCATagacttttgaagaatttcgTCATTaagaaagaaaacaaaTAA
- the PUF6 gene encoding pumilio-family RNA binding domain-containing protein (similar to Saccharomyces cerevisiae PUF6 (YDR496C); ancestral locus Anc_3.85) has product MAPLVKNKRNAVKRSHPNGKQADKKTVKKARISVDSSDESDHEMEKLEDASQSSDEDDLDELDELDKSGSSSDEAEDEEEGNNKSESKEQGSNNHDEQRKLLKERKMMRKSGTEVQQIKFLWEKLRVKNPPIPRQVREKLSNEIWELSKDCISDLVLKHDASRVVQTLVKYSTKERRDQIVDSLKGKFYLLATSAYGKYLLVKLLHYGSKQSRQAIIDELHGNLRKLMRHREGAYVVEDLYVLYASHQQKQQMIREFWGSEYAVFRDTHNDLTVDKVCEGSTEKRSIIARNLLGTITASVEKGSTGFQILHAAMRELVKIANEKETSEMIELLHEQFAELVHTPEGADVACTLIARASAKERKLIIKTLKNHTESLIKNEHGNLVFITALLCVDDTVLMFKSFGPSVKEHLNEFIIDKYARRPWLYILVGLDGKYFAPNVMTDLRRYVALSEATSKKEESQRRHELLNKFAPMILKCVSKNCSEILVENLGCQFVSEMLVNDDFYEQLSEKEAEVFKQVIDNIITVFKGDISEEDHPIQRPFSTRLLKALIQGGKWNNKEKKIEPLQKVQGLGSEFAVRFYDDIIDSSNIVEWANNPNSSFTLVAIFEALKGKKEGAQFIKDLKKALPEIDTSNEDNKGAKLLVKLAR; this is encoded by the coding sequence ATGGCTCCATTGGTCAAGAATAAGAGGAATGCTGTTAAGCGTTCGCATCCAAATGGGAAACAAGCTGACAAAAAGACTGTTAAGAAGGCCAGAATTTCTGTAGACTCttctgatgaaagtgatCATGAGATGGAAAAGCTCGAAGATGCTTCCCAGTCATCGGATGAGGATGATCTAGATGAATTAGATGAGCTGGATAAATCTGGATCCTCTTCAGATGAggcagaagatgaagaagaaggaaataACAAGAGTGAAAGTAAAGAACAGGGTTCTAATAACCATGATGAGCAGAGAAAATTGCTCAAGGAGAGaaaaatgatgaggaaATCTGGTACTGAAGTGCAACagatcaaatttttgtGGGAGAAGTTGCGTGTTAAGAATCCGCCTATTCCAAGACAAGTCCGTGAGAAATTGTCGAATGAAATTTGGGAACTTTCGAAGGACTGTATTAGTGATTTGGTCTTAAAACATGATGCCTCTCGTGTTGTCCAGACCCTGGTCAAGTACTCCACCAAGGAACGTCGTGACCAAATCGttgattctttgaaggGAAAGTTTTATTTACTGGCCACCTCCGCCTACGGTAAATACCTGTTGGTGAAACTGCTACATTACGGATCCAAGCAATCCAGACAGGCAATAATCGATGAATTGCATGGTAATCTAAGGAAGCTGATGAGGCATCGTGAAGGTGCATAcgttgttgaagatttgtATGTACTATACGCATCCCACCAGCAAAAGCAACAGATGATTAGAGAATTTTGGGGATCTGAGTATGCTGTTTTCAGAGACACTCATAACGATTTGACTGTTGATAAAGTGTGCGAAGGCAGTACTGAGAAGAGAAGCATTATTGCAAGAAACTTATTGGGGACTATCACCGCTTCAGTGGAAAAAGGTTCCACTGGTTTCCAGATTTTGCATGCTGCAATGAGAGAACTTGTCAAGATCGCCAATGAAAAGGAAACTTCTGAAATGATAGAACTATTGCATGAACAGTTTGCTGAGTTGGTACATACACCAGAAGGTGCTGATGTTGCATGTACGTTGATTGCCAGGGCCTCTGCAAAGGAAAGAAAGTTGATTATCAAGACACTAAAAAACCACACCGAATCATTAATCAAGAATGAGCACGGTAATTTAGTGTTCATCACGGCTTTGTTGTGTGTCGATGATACGGTTCTGATGTTCAAGTCATTTGGTCCATCCGTAAAGGAGCACCTTAACGAATTCATTATAGACAAATATGCCAGAAGACCATGGTTATACATCCTAGTGGGATTGGACGGTAAGTATTTTGCTCCCAACGTGATGACTGACCTAAGAAGATACGTTGCATTGTCAGAAGCCACTTCGAAAAAAGAAGAGTCTCAAAGAAGACACGAACTCTTGAACAAGTTTGCCCCAATGATACTGAAATGTGTTTCTAAAAATTGTTCTGAAATCTTAGTGGAAAACTTAGGTTGTCAGTTCGTTTCAGAAATGTTAGTCAATGATGACTTCTACGAGCAATTAagtgagaaagaagctgaagtATTCAAGCAGGTTATTGATAACATTATCACCGTTTTCAAAGGTGACATTTCCGAAGAGGATCATCCAATACAGAGACCTTTCTCAACCAGACTATTGAAGGCCTTGATTCAAGGAGGGAAATGGAATAATAAGGAAAAAAAGATCGAACCATTACAGAAAGTACAAGGACTGGGATCAGAGTTTGCTGTGAGATTTTACGACGACATTATAGATTCTTCCAATATAGTGGAATGGGCTAACAATCCAAACAGTTCCTTCACCTTGGTGGCTATTTtcgaagctttgaaaggaaagaaagaaggtgcgcaattcatcaaagaTCTCAAGAAAGCTCTTCCTGAAATTGATACCTCAAATGAAGACAACAAGGGAGCTAAGCTATTGGTCAAGTTAGCACGCTAG
- the TDEL0D05400 gene encoding sugar porter family MFS transporter (similar to Saccharomyces cerevisiae ITR1 (YDR497C) and ITR2 (YOL103W); ancestral locus Anc_3.84) — MVWEHSTSSLQDSAEIPMIDDNEEVRHRSEEKIHDKSTTLTHSASVARFEEEIDDDDDDKDHTFIKPANDEDDTSVMITFNQGVSPFILVLTLVASISGFMFGYDTGYISSALISIKTDLGGEELTYGGKEIITAATSLGALITSLMAGTAADLYGRKACIMFSNVMFLVGAILQATAFSFWQMAVGRLIMGFGVGIGSLISPLFISEIAPKMIRGRLTVINSLWLTGGQLIAYGCGAGLVHVHNGWRILVGLSLVPTVVQFTCFFFLPDTPRYYVMKGKLDKAAQVLRKSYTDASDELIDQKIRELVELNDSVPGKRVSTKVWNMVKELHTKPANLRALIIGCGLQGIQQFTGWNSLMYFSGTIFETVGFSNSSAVSIIVSGTNFIFTLVAFFAIDKIGRRTILLIGLPGMTMALVVCSIAFHFMGVKFVGNVAQVVHSGFSAWGIVIIVFIIVFAAFYALGIGTVPWQQSELFPQNVRGVGTSLATATNWAGSLVIASTFLTMLQNITPSGTFAFFAGLSCVSTVFCYFCYPELSGLELEEVQTVLKDGFNIKESKALAKKRKQQVASMHKLKFEPTHEIVEA, encoded by the coding sequence ATGGTGTGGGAACACTCGACTTCTTCGCTGCAGGATAGCGCAGAAATTCCAATGATAGATGATAACGAGGAGGTTCGCCATAGAAGTGAGGAAAAAATTCACGATAAGAGCACTACCTTAACACATTCAGCTTCTGTAGCtcgatttgaagaagaaattgatgatgatgatgatgacaaaGACCATACTTTCATTAAGCCTGCCaatgacgaggatgatACTTCTGTGATGATAACGTTCAACCAGGGGGTTTCTCCATTTATCTTGGTGCTAACGCTGGTAGCCTCAATCTCCGGGTTTATGTTTGGTTATGACACAGGTTATATATCGAGTGCTCTAATCTCTATCAAAACGGATCTTGGTGGAGAAGAGTTGACATATGGGGGGAAGGAGATTATAACTGCTGCGACTTCTTTGGGAGCCCTAATAACGAGTCTTATGGCTGGAACCGCCGCCGATCTGTACGGTCGTAAGGCCTGTATCATGTTCTCGAACGTTATGTTTTTGGTGGGAGCTATTTTGCAAGCCACTGCATTCTCTTTCTGGCAGATGGCTGTCGGAAGGTTGATTATGGGATTTGGTGTTGGTATAGGATCTTTGATTTCACCGCTTTTCATCAGTGAGATTGCTCCAAAGATGATCCGTGGTAGGCTAACTGTGATCAACTCACTGTGGTTGACTGGTGGCCAATTGATCGCCTACGGTTGTGGTGCCGGGCTGGTCCACGTTCACAACGGTTGGAGGATCTTGGTCGGTCTATCTTTGGTACCTACGGTGGTTCAATTCACCtgttttttcttcctgcCAGACACACCAAGATACTATGTTATGAAGGGCAAGTTGGATAAGGCTGCTCAAGTTTTAAGGAAGAGTTACACCGACGCTTCGGATGAActcattgatcaaaagatAAGAGAATTAGTCGAGTTGAATGATTCTGTTCCAGGCAAGAGAGTTTCCACAAAGGTATGGAACATGGTCAAGGAGCTACACACGAAACCTGCTAACTTGCGTGCTTTGATTATCGGTTGTGGGTTACAAGGTATTCAACAATTTACTGGTTGGAACTCTTTAATGTACTTCTCAGGAACGATCTTCGAAACAGTTGGGTTTTCCAACTCTTCCGCAGTCTCTATCATTGTCTCCGGTACgaatttcatctttacACTAGTCGCATTCTTTGCCATCGATAAAATCGGTCGTCGAACCATTTTATTGATCGGACTTCCCGGTATGACTATGGCTCTAGTCGTTTGCTCGATTGCGTTCCACTTTATGGGTGTCAAATTTGTCGGTAACGTCGCGCAAGTGGTACACAGTGGCTTCAGTGCATGGGGGATTGTTATCATTGTATTCATCATTGTCTTCGCAGCCTTTTACGCCCTAGGTATCGGTACCGTCCCATGGCAACAGTCCGAACTATTTCCTCAAAATGTTAGAGGTGTCGGTACTTCCCTCGCCACTGCAACTAACTGGGCCGGTTCTTTAGTGATTGCTTCTACATTCTTGACCATGTTGCAAAACATCACACCTAGCGGGACATTCGCATTTTTCGCAGGACTATCATGCGTTTCTACAGTATTCTGCTACTTCTGCTATCCAGAACTATCAGGTCTCGAACTAGAAGAAGTACAGACTGTATTGAAGGACGGATTCAACATAAAAGAGTCCAAGGCACTGgccaagaagaggaaacagCAAGTCGCTTCGATGCACAAGCTAAAATTTGAGCCTACTCATGAAATAGTAGAGGCCTAG
- the SEC20 gene encoding Sec20p (similar to Saccharomyces cerevisiae SEC20 (YDR498C); ancestral locus Anc_3.83): protein MVAKAYTGKVASLQDSMLKELEKLSDGESYADVEGCAVAQAADMILEYESLLKIIEVCLNNGHRGLRVKWTKSNALDTCDSLNIVQNGETQGTLSEKEEIVKDLEFFLRSIDWLFEYKTRLRLAVKDGHRKVIEQRDLKRDESIKDNEVKYEEKASEAETYEVKSSATTKDKLLSRTKQLSANLIRGNQVLQSAVLQSDLNLDELEEQSSSLSKINDKYTQLETVFNKTSQLVKTLEKASHQEKRDVYFALGFLCLCVSWVLWRRIFRLPVRLALWLAFKFFRGILITIGLVKNVSTTKIPVPPMSVLHTTTTTSTTNVTTTDTIEQAVNEAMDRILTHDEL from the coding sequence ATGGTTGCAAAGGCTTACACCGGTAAGGTGGCTTCTTTACAGGATTCCATGCTGAAAGAGCTGGAGAAATTGAGTGATGGGGAGTCTTACGCCGATGTTGAAGGTTGCGCTGTCGCACAGGCCGCTGACATGATTTTAGAGTATGAGTCTCTGTTAAAGATTATCGAAGTGTGTTTGAACAACGGACACAGGGGTCTGCGAGTGAAATGGACAAAGAGCAACGCTTTGGATACGTGTGACTCGTTGaatattgttcaaaatgGAGAAACGCAAGGAACTCTGTctgaaaaggaagagataGTAAAGGATTTAGAGTTTTTTCtcagatcaattgattggCTGTTTGAGTACAAGACCAGGCTGAGACTGGCTGTCAAGGACGGCCATAGGAAAGTTATCGAACAACGGGACCTGAAAAGAGACGaatctatcaaagataACGAGGTGAAATACGAAGAGAAAGCTTCAGAAGCAGAAACATATGAGGTGAAATCCAGCGCCACTACCAAGGACAAACTACTTTCAAGGACGAAACAGCTAAGTGCGAACCTGATCAGAGGCAATCAGGTTCTTCAATCAGCTGTGCTTCAGAGCGATCTCAACTTGgatgaattagaagaaCAATCGAGCTCACTATCCAAGATCAACGACAAGTATACGCAACTAGAAACCGTATTCAATAAGACATCCCAATTGGTCAAGACTCTCGAAAAGGCATCACACCAGGAGAAACGAGACGTTTATTTCGCTCTGGGATTTTTATGCCTCTGTGTTTCTTGGGTTTTATGGCGTCGTATCTTCAGATTACCAGTGAGACTAGCGCTCTGGCTAGCTTTCAAGTTTTTCAGAGGTATTCTTATCACGATTGGTCTCGTCAAGAATGTATCGACAACGAAAATTCCAGTCCCACCAATGAGCGTCCTCCATACAACTACTACAACTTCCACTACAAATGTTACTACAACAGATACGATCGAGCAAGCAGTCAACGAGGCAATGGACCGCATATTGACTCACGACGAGCTGTGA
- the NDJ1 gene encoding Ndj1p (similar to Saccharomyces cerevisiae NDJ1 (YOL104C); ancestral locus Anc_3.82) gives MLLSDGLIPLRVIRMKSEEESLPSLPPEEFYRGIADENLARCQNCCFVLYCMSKVQLDLEMIDDDCQSFELFKDCYNRNKSMGRRLQLQNYFSVKSSKRPLDQDLGDVWDGTTVLSVKAEGDSNVSEMSIYPKIMIFGKSNEFLDTKRHIKAYQHRFQLVLEKHNSGKLPHLHANWLKLIESYVEFVFRDLTIKWCQWLHSIRAVGQRHSVRTSLDRLLPKMCKQFWNYHFLFQHSLRRSIGSLSSMLTRRACVLAKNLNEEARSSVSFGLWLDSVNGILIFANGSATANGITYDNTVTPTCGICLDQVPPHIVTKKLLLFLNFAIIESFMDEIR, from the coding sequence ATGTTGTTATCTGATGGACTGATTCCCTTGCGTGTTATAAGGATGAAGAGTGAGGAAGAGAGCTTGCCAAGTTTGCCGCCTGAAGAATTTTACCGGGGTATCGCTGATGAGAATTTGGCTCGTTGTCAGAACTGCTGTTTTGTTCTGTACTGTATGAGCAAAGTTCAGTTGGATTTGGAGAtgattgatgatgactGCCAGTCATTTGAGCTGTTCAAGGATTGCTACAATAGAAACAAGAGTATGGGGCGAAGGttgcaattgcaaaacTATTTCAGTGTTAAAAGTTCGAAAAGACCGTTAGATCAGGATTTGGGGGATGTTTGGGATGGTACTACAGTCTTATCGGTAAAAGCCGAGGGAGACAGTAATGTATCAGAGATGTCAATATATCCGAAAATCATGATATTTGGTAAATCGAATGAATTCCTGGATACGAAAAGACACATCAAAGCCTATCAGCACAGGTTCCAGCTTGTGCTAGAAAAACACAATTCGGGGAAATTACCACACCTTCATGCCAATTGGCTTAAACTCATAGAATCATACGTCGAGTTTGTCTTTCGAGACTTGACGATCAAATGGTGCCAATGGCTACATTCGATACGAGCTGTGGGTCAACGACATAGCGTTCGGACATCGCTGGACCGTTTGCTCCCTAAGATGTGTAAGCAGTTCTGGAATTaccattttctctttcagcATTCTTTGCGCAGATCGATTGGTTCGTTGAGCTCTATGCTGACTAGGCGGGCATGCGTATTGGCGAAGAACCTCAATGAAGAGGCAAGATCTTCTGTTAGCTTTGGGCTTTGGTTAGACTCAGTCAACGGTATATTGATATTTGCTAACGGCTCAGCAACTGCTAACGGTATTACGTACGATAATACGGTAACTCCAACGTGTGGTATTTGCCTAGATCAAGTTCCCCCGCATATCGTCACCAAGAAGCTCTTGctgttcttgaactttgctatcattgaaagcttcatGGATGAGATTCGTTGA